One genomic window of Bos taurus isolate L1 Dominette 01449 registration number 42190680 breed Hereford chromosome Y, ARS-UCD2.0, whole genome shotgun sequence includes the following:
- the LOC132344519 gene encoding melanoma antigen preferentially expressed in tumors-like isoform X1 encodes MWPKLPQRTYLQDWFRSRCFRMGVWAPPRRLLELAGQSLLQNEALAVAALEELPVELFPPLFTAAFAGRHTHAVKAMVQAWPFACLPLGALMKDHEPHLETFQAALDGLDLLLAEEVRPRRWKLQVLDLRRNAHQDFWTLWCGIKASVCSLLEPEPAQPMQKARRVEAQAGLKPARAPVEVLVDLCLKEDTLDETLSYLLKKAKQRRSLLHLRCQKLRIFTVPVQSIRRILKLVQLDSIQDLEVNCTWKLATLGRFLPHLGRMGNLRRLLLSRVRLLPHTAPAREAHCVRQLTAQFLNLPHLQELSLDSISFLEGRLHQVLRCLKTPLETLCISNCLISESDLTYLSQCPSVSLLKDLGLSGVNLTSLSLEPLQVLIERTSATLQDLDLDECGIVDSQFSALLPSLSRCSQLTTFRFCGNPISMSVLESLLQHTVGLSKLSLVLYPAPLESYEDVRGTLHPGLLAQLHARLRQLVRTSGRASTVWFSSNTCPHCGDEIFYGIWPILCPCYMPA; translated from the exons ATGTGGCCCAAACTCCCCCAACGAACGTACCTTCAG GACTGGTTCCGGAGTAGGTGCTTCAGGATGGGCGTCTGGGCGCCCCCCCGCCGACTCCTGGAGCTGGCCGGCCAGAGCCTGCTGCAGAACGAGGCCTTGGCCGTCGCGGCCCTGGAGGAGCTGCCCGTGGAGCTCTTCCCTCCGCTGTTTACGGCGGCCTTTGCCGGGAGGCACACCCATGCCGTGAAGGCGATGGTGCAGGCCTGGCCCTTTGCCTGCCTCCCTCTGGGCGCCCTGATGAAGGACCACGAGCCTCATCTGGAGACCTTCCAGGCTGCACTCGACGGCCTGGACCTCCTGCTTGCTGAGGAGGTCCGCCCCAG GCGGTGGAAGCTGCAGGTGCTGGACTTGCGCCGCAACGCCCACCAGGACTTCTGGACCCTGTGGTGTGGCATCAAGGCCAGCGTGTGCTCGCTGCTGGAGCCCGAGCCGGCCCAGCCCATGCAGAAGGCGCGCAGGGTGGAGGCGCAGGCGGGGCTGAAGCCGGCGCGGGCCCCTGTGGAGGTGCTGGTCGACCTGTGCCTCAAGGAGGACACGCTGGACGAGACCCTCAGCTACCTGTTGAAGAAGGCCAAGCAGAGGAGGAGCCTGCTGCACCTGCGCTGCCAGAAGCTGAGAATCTTCACCGTCCCCGTGCAGAGCATCAGGAGGATCCTGAAGCTGGTGCAGCTGGACTCCATCCAGGACCTGGAGGTGAACTGCACCTGGAAGCTGGCCACGCTGGGCAGGTTCCTGCCGCACCTGGGCCGGATGGGCAACCTGCGCCGGCTGCTGCTGTCGCGCGTGCGCCTGTTGCCGCACACCGCCCCCGCCCGGGAGGCGCACTGCGTCCGCCAGCTCACCGCCCAGTTCCTGAACCTGCCCCACCTGCAGGAGCTCTCCCTGGACTCCATCTCCTTCCTCGAGGGCCGCCTGCACCAGGTGCTCAG GTGCCTGAAGACCCCTCTGGAGACCCTGTGCATCAGCAACTGCCTGATTTCGGAGTCAGACCTGACGTACCTGTCGCAGTGCCCAAGCGTCAGCCTCCTGAAGGACCTGGGGCTCAGCGGGGTCAACCTGACCAGCCTCAGCCTGGAGCCCCTGCAGGTCCTGATCGAGAGGACCTCGGCCACCCTGCAGGACCTGGACCTGGACGAGTGCGGCATCGTGGACTCCCAGTTCAgcgccctcctgccctccctgagcCGCTGCTCCCAGCTCACCACCTTCCGCTTCTGCGGCAACCCCATCTCCATGTCCGTGCTGGAGAGCCTGCTGCAGCACACCGTGGGGCTGAGCAAGCTGAGTCTGGTGCTGTACCCCGCACCCCTGGAGAGCTATGAGGATGTGCGCGGCACCCTGCACCCGGGCCTCCTGGCTCAGCTGCACGCCCGGCTCAGGCAGCTGGTGCGCACGTCTGGGCGGGCCAGCACGGTCTGGTTCAGCTCCAACACCTGTCCCCACTGCGGTGACGAGATCTTCTACGGCATCTGGCCCATCCTGTGCCCCTGCTACATGCCCGCCTAG
- the LOC132344519 gene encoding melanoma antigen preferentially expressed in tumors-like isoform X2: MGVWAPPRRLLELAGQSLLQNEALAVAALEELPVELFPPLFTAAFAGRHTHAVKAMVQAWPFACLPLGALMKDHEPHLETFQAALDGLDLLLAEEVRPRRWKLQVLDLRRNAHQDFWTLWCGIKASVCSLLEPEPAQPMQKARRVEAQAGLKPARAPVEVLVDLCLKEDTLDETLSYLLKKAKQRRSLLHLRCQKLRIFTVPVQSIRRILKLVQLDSIQDLEVNCTWKLATLGRFLPHLGRMGNLRRLLLSRVRLLPHTAPAREAHCVRQLTAQFLNLPHLQELSLDSISFLEGRLHQVLRCLKTPLETLCISNCLISESDLTYLSQCPSVSLLKDLGLSGVNLTSLSLEPLQVLIERTSATLQDLDLDECGIVDSQFSALLPSLSRCSQLTTFRFCGNPISMSVLESLLQHTVGLSKLSLVLYPAPLESYEDVRGTLHPGLLAQLHARLRQLVRTSGRASTVWFSSNTCPHCGDEIFYGIWPILCPCYMPA; the protein is encoded by the exons ATGGGCGTCTGGGCGCCCCCCCGCCGACTCCTGGAGCTGGCCGGCCAGAGCCTGCTGCAGAACGAGGCCTTGGCCGTCGCGGCCCTGGAGGAGCTGCCCGTGGAGCTCTTCCCTCCGCTGTTTACGGCGGCCTTTGCCGGGAGGCACACCCATGCCGTGAAGGCGATGGTGCAGGCCTGGCCCTTTGCCTGCCTCCCTCTGGGCGCCCTGATGAAGGACCACGAGCCTCATCTGGAGACCTTCCAGGCTGCACTCGACGGCCTGGACCTCCTGCTTGCTGAGGAGGTCCGCCCCAG GCGGTGGAAGCTGCAGGTGCTGGACTTGCGCCGCAACGCCCACCAGGACTTCTGGACCCTGTGGTGTGGCATCAAGGCCAGCGTGTGCTCGCTGCTGGAGCCCGAGCCGGCCCAGCCCATGCAGAAGGCGCGCAGGGTGGAGGCGCAGGCGGGGCTGAAGCCGGCGCGGGCCCCTGTGGAGGTGCTGGTCGACCTGTGCCTCAAGGAGGACACGCTGGACGAGACCCTCAGCTACCTGTTGAAGAAGGCCAAGCAGAGGAGGAGCCTGCTGCACCTGCGCTGCCAGAAGCTGAGAATCTTCACCGTCCCCGTGCAGAGCATCAGGAGGATCCTGAAGCTGGTGCAGCTGGACTCCATCCAGGACCTGGAGGTGAACTGCACCTGGAAGCTGGCCACGCTGGGCAGGTTCCTGCCGCACCTGGGCCGGATGGGCAACCTGCGCCGGCTGCTGCTGTCGCGCGTGCGCCTGTTGCCGCACACCGCCCCCGCCCGGGAGGCGCACTGCGTCCGCCAGCTCACCGCCCAGTTCCTGAACCTGCCCCACCTGCAGGAGCTCTCCCTGGACTCCATCTCCTTCCTCGAGGGCCGCCTGCACCAGGTGCTCAG GTGCCTGAAGACCCCTCTGGAGACCCTGTGCATCAGCAACTGCCTGATTTCGGAGTCAGACCTGACGTACCTGTCGCAGTGCCCAAGCGTCAGCCTCCTGAAGGACCTGGGGCTCAGCGGGGTCAACCTGACCAGCCTCAGCCTGGAGCCCCTGCAGGTCCTGATCGAGAGGACCTCGGCCACCCTGCAGGACCTGGACCTGGACGAGTGCGGCATCGTGGACTCCCAGTTCAgcgccctcctgccctccctgagcCGCTGCTCCCAGCTCACCACCTTCCGCTTCTGCGGCAACCCCATCTCCATGTCCGTGCTGGAGAGCCTGCTGCAGCACACCGTGGGGCTGAGCAAGCTGAGTCTGGTGCTGTACCCCGCACCCCTGGAGAGCTATGAGGATGTGCGCGGCACCCTGCACCCGGGCCTCCTGGCTCAGCTGCACGCCCGGCTCAGGCAGCTGGTGCGCACGTCTGGGCGGGCCAGCACGGTCTGGTTCAGCTCCAACACCTGTCCCCACTGCGGTGACGAGATCTTCTACGGCATCTGGCCCATCCTGTGCCCCTGCTACATGCCCGCCTAG